From a single Hemitrygon akajei chromosome 28, sHemAka1.3, whole genome shotgun sequence genomic region:
- the LOC140717826 gene encoding uncharacterized protein, protein MVERPFTCSDCMKGFTHLSHLQIHQRVHTGERPFTCSVCGKGFSRSSALLVHQRVHTGERPFTCSDCGKGFTQSSDLQAHQSVHTGVYPYTCSDCGKGFTKPSKLKVHQRVHTGEKPFTCSDCGKGFTQSSDLHAHQRVHTGEWPFTCSDCGKGFTQSSKLKVHQRVHTGERPFTCSVCGKRFTRSSHLQAHKSLHTGEWPITCSDCGKGFTQSSQLKVHQRVHTGERPFRCTVCGKGFTQLSHLQAHKLVHTGERPFTCSDCGKRFTQSSQLKVHQRVHTGERPFTC, encoded by the coding sequence atggtagagaggccgttcacctgctcagactgcatGAAGGGGTTCACACATTTATCTCACCTACAGATacaccagcgagtccacactggtgagaggccattcacctgctcagtgtgtgggaagggattcagtcgatcATCTGCCCTattggtacaccagcgagttcacactggggagaggccgttcacctgctcagactgtgggaagggattcactcaatcatctgacctacaggcacaccagtcagttcacacaggAGTGTACCcatacacctgctcagactgtgggaagggattcacgaagccatctaaactgaaggtacaccagcgagttcacactggggagaagccattcacttgctcagattgtgggaaggggttcactcaatcatctgacctacatgcacaccagcgagttcacactggggagtggccattcacatgctcagactgtgggaagggattcactcagtcatctaagctgaaggtacatcagcgagttcacactggggagagaccgtttacctgttcagtgtgtgggaagagattcactcgatcatctcacCTACAGGCACATAAGtcacttcacactggggagtggccaatcacctgctcagactgtgggaagggattcactcagtcatctcaactgaaggtacatcagcgagttcacactggggagaggccttttAGATgtacagtgtgtgggaagggattcactcaattatCTCACTTACAGGCACacaagttagttcacactggggagagaccattcacctgctccgactgcgggaagcgattcactcagtcatctcaactgaaggtacaccagcgggttcacactggggagaggccgttcacctgttga